One genomic segment of Centropristis striata isolate RG_2023a ecotype Rhode Island chromosome 13, C.striata_1.0, whole genome shotgun sequence includes these proteins:
- the atf7ip2 gene encoding activating transcription factor 7-interacting protein 2 isoform X1 encodes MADSQHQSQRQAQRKLKHSTRRKKGRCKNLTGSLNKERFRVNIGSAIERWRELKAENGLQSDAEVALRLLDLKMKRLPSRSASPEASDQKIKISQSEVQTLIEQEVHSAVKKNETKLQDLIETIQQLDRAVNFESSMQTLEARINVVTKRAEEAIAHMTKAQKKRQPSSLGNASEDEAMETTQSNNDKKNLDKNRKFCKMVKTTKEALKKMEADNEALKAAIADLSETPPPVLTTHDSPELKHVRLIKKEPNDEQEMRSKVEEAKQSEEPKHKRMKVEPLSPSPMHKNEHTLLFPPLPDNTFPSVLSMEAASYNIPHRPEVHLALIKNPRAISVLWNINDHDNSAPPMDCYIIYMTMEKVKGSGIFRKWTSLGGLKPLPMPMCVMVKKYKPGLKVCVAVVGKDKFGRYGPYSKIVTAAIPEDDID; translated from the exons ATGGCAGATTCTCAACATCAAAGTCAAAGACAAGCTCAAAGGAAGTTAAAGCATTCCACCAGACGTAAGAAAGGCAGATGTAAGAACCTTACAGGCTCACTGAATAAAGAGAGATTTCGAGTGAACATTGGATCGGCTATTGAAAGGTGGCGTGAACTGAAAGCAGAAAATGGACTGCAAAGTGATGCAGAAGTGGCCCTGAGACTGCTGGATTT aaAAATGAAGCGGTTGCCCTCCAGATCTGCTTCGCCGGAAGCCAGCGACCAAAAGATTAAAATCTCCCAATCTGAA gTGCAGACGCTGATCGAGCAGGAGGTTCACTCAGCTGTGAAAAAGAATGAAACCAAGCTGCAGGATTTAATAGAAACTATTCAACAGCTGGATCGTGCAGTCAACTTTGAAAGCTCAATGCAAACACTGGAG GCTCGAATTAACGTGGTAACAAAGAGAGCAGAAGAGGCTATTGCCCACATGACAAAGGCACAGAAAAAG AGACAACCATCATCTCTTGGTAATGCCTCTGAGGATGAAGCCATGGAAACCACACAATCAAACA atgacaaaaaaaacttggaCAAGAACAGGAAGTTCTGTAAAATGGTG AAAACTACAAAAGAAGCACTGAAGAAGATGGAGGCTGATAATGAAG CTTTGAAGGCTGCCATAGCCGATTTAAGTGAGACGCCTCCTCCGGTTCTTACCACTCACGACTCTCCTGAGTTGAAG CATGTCAGGTTAATAAAGAAAGAGCCAAACGATGAGCAGGAAATGAGGAGCAAAGTTGAGGAGGCCAAGCAGTCTGAGGAACCAAAACATAAGAGGATGAAAGTAGAACCTCTTTCTCCCAGTCCCATGCACAAAAACGAG CACACACTCttgtttcctcctctccctgACAATACCTTCCCCTCCGTCCTGAGCATGGAAGCGGCCTCATACAACATCCCCCACAGACCAGAAGTACATTTGGCTCTCATCAAGAACCCCCGTGCCATCTCAGTGCTCTGGAACATAAATGACCATGACAACTCTGCGCCGCCCATGGATTGTTACAT CATTTACATGACGATGGAGAAGGTTAAGGGTAGCGGCATCTTCCGGAAATGGACTTCCCTTGGCGGGCTGAAGCCCCTCCCTATGCCCATGTGTGTGATGGTGAAGAAGTACAAGCCCGGGCTAAaggtgtgtgtggctgtggtGGGCAAGGACAAGTTTGGCCGATATGGACCATACAGCAAAATTGTAACTGCAGCCATACCAGAGGATGATATTGATTAA
- the atf7ip2 gene encoding activating transcription factor 7-interacting protein 2 isoform X2 encodes MKRLPSRSASPEASDQKIKISQSEVQTLIEQEVHSAVKKNETKLQDLIETIQQLDRAVNFESSMQTLEARINVVTKRAEEAIAHMTKAQKKRQPSSLGNASEDEAMETTQSNNDKKNLDKNRKFCKMVKTTKEALKKMEADNEALKAAIADLSETPPPVLTTHDSPELKHVRLIKKEPNDEQEMRSKVEEAKQSEEPKHKRMKVEPLSPSPMHKNEHTLLFPPLPDNTFPSVLSMEAASYNIPHRPEVHLALIKNPRAISVLWNINDHDNSAPPMDCYIIYMTMEKVKGSGIFRKWTSLGGLKPLPMPMCVMVKKYKPGLKVCVAVVGKDKFGRYGPYSKIVTAAIPEDDID; translated from the exons ATGAAGCGGTTGCCCTCCAGATCTGCTTCGCCGGAAGCCAGCGACCAAAAGATTAAAATCTCCCAATCTGAA gTGCAGACGCTGATCGAGCAGGAGGTTCACTCAGCTGTGAAAAAGAATGAAACCAAGCTGCAGGATTTAATAGAAACTATTCAACAGCTGGATCGTGCAGTCAACTTTGAAAGCTCAATGCAAACACTGGAG GCTCGAATTAACGTGGTAACAAAGAGAGCAGAAGAGGCTATTGCCCACATGACAAAGGCACAGAAAAAG AGACAACCATCATCTCTTGGTAATGCCTCTGAGGATGAAGCCATGGAAACCACACAATCAAACA atgacaaaaaaaacttggaCAAGAACAGGAAGTTCTGTAAAATGGTG AAAACTACAAAAGAAGCACTGAAGAAGATGGAGGCTGATAATGAAG CTTTGAAGGCTGCCATAGCCGATTTAAGTGAGACGCCTCCTCCGGTTCTTACCACTCACGACTCTCCTGAGTTGAAG CATGTCAGGTTAATAAAGAAAGAGCCAAACGATGAGCAGGAAATGAGGAGCAAAGTTGAGGAGGCCAAGCAGTCTGAGGAACCAAAACATAAGAGGATGAAAGTAGAACCTCTTTCTCCCAGTCCCATGCACAAAAACGAG CACACACTCttgtttcctcctctccctgACAATACCTTCCCCTCCGTCCTGAGCATGGAAGCGGCCTCATACAACATCCCCCACAGACCAGAAGTACATTTGGCTCTCATCAAGAACCCCCGTGCCATCTCAGTGCTCTGGAACATAAATGACCATGACAACTCTGCGCCGCCCATGGATTGTTACAT CATTTACATGACGATGGAGAAGGTTAAGGGTAGCGGCATCTTCCGGAAATGGACTTCCCTTGGCGGGCTGAAGCCCCTCCCTATGCCCATGTGTGTGATGGTGAAGAAGTACAAGCCCGGGCTAAaggtgtgtgtggctgtggtGGGCAAGGACAAGTTTGGCCGATATGGACCATACAGCAAAATTGTAACTGCAGCCATACCAGAGGATGATATTGATTAA
- the emp2 gene encoding epithelial membrane protein 2 gives MLIILAFIILFHLAAAILLFVATIHNRWWVVSPTGRDVIYSDLWYSCNSTCYPVENSHTADAAYLQAVQATMILATILCCVSFFVFILQLFRLQQGERFIFTSIIQLLASLCVMIAASIYTAQKQSFHVPSLQEGSYSSSYILAWISFPMTLISGLMYLVLRKRK, from the exons ATGTTGATCATCCTAGCCTTCATCATCCTCTTCCATCTGGCTGCAGCCATCCTCCTCTTTGTTGCAACCATTCACAAT CGGTGGTGGGTGGTGTCGCCAACTGGACGCGATGTGATCTACAGTGACCTGTGGTACTCCTGTAACTCCACCTGCTATCCTGTGGAGAACAGCCATACTGCTGATGCAG CCTACCTGCAGGCCGTCCAGGCTACGATGATCCTCGCCACAATTTTATGTTGCGTCAGCTTCTTCGTCTTCATCCTGCAGCTCTTCAGGCTCCAGCAAGGAGAAAGATTCATCTTCACCTCTATTATCCAGCTACTGGCCT cCCTTTGTGTGATGATCGCAGCGTCCATCTACACGGCTCAGAAACAGAGCTTCCACGTACCCAGTCTTCAGGAAGGCTCCTACAGCTCCTCCTATATCCTGGCCTGGATCAGCTTCCCCATGACTCTCATCAGCGGCCTCATGTACCTGGTGCTCAGGAAGCGCAAATAG